One region of Oryza sativa Japonica Group chromosome 5, ASM3414082v1 genomic DNA includes:
- the LOC136356610 gene encoding probable mediator of RNA polymerase II transcription subunit 26b, with protein MAAARNPLRRWKPFLAAFASVDDAIEIEAADLGISRSEIRRARGRIVGMLRGAEDDREAEELCSVLDEVMAESLLTLRLVPVTPRTLATTDLAGVVGALRKHDSERIRGLATDIVRRWRAAVKRDLHGEGLRAIAAQEECSGRHGLGNKAEGANPSAEEEAAGRRDGVKPNHSDGGEKLMTAATKRKLDEAQKRRKTADMAAAAKPEGSNSLPLLKMVAPAVVASHGRRESIELHNDEEKIAAAKRKLREGYQDAEEAKKRRKIHVIEDPKMLKHKQEKMDIRS; from the exons GCCGCCGACCTGGGGATCTCCCGCAGCGAGATCCGGCGCGCGAGAGGCCGCATCGTGGGGATGCTCCGCGGCGCGGAGGACGaccgggaggcggaggagctctGCTCGGTGCTCGACGAGGTGATGGCGGAGTCTCTCCTGACGCTGCGGTTGGTGCCCGTGACGCCCAGGACGCTGGCGACCACCGATCTCGCCGGGGTGGTCGGCGCGCTGAGGAAGCACGACTCGGAGCGGATCCGCGGCCTCGCCACCGACATCGTCCGCCGGTGGAGGGCGGCCGTGAAGCGAGACCTT CACGGCGAAGGCCTCAGAGCCATCGCTGCCCAAGAGGAGTGCTCCGGCCGACATGGGCTCGGCAACAAAGCCGAAGGAGCCAACCCATCcgccgaagaagaagccgccggccgccgcgatgGTGTCAAGCCCAATCACAGTGACGGCGGCGAGAAGCTGATGACGGCTGCTACAAAGCGGAAGCTCGATGAGGCGCAGAAGCGGCGCAAGACGGCCGACATGGCCGCAGCAGCAAAGCCAGAGGGCTCTAATTCGCTCCCGTTGTTGAAGATGGTGGCGCCGGCCGTCGTTGCCAGCCACGGCCGCCGCGAGAGCATCGAGCTCCACAACGACGAAGAGAAGATCGCCGCTGCGAAGCGGAAGCTGCGTGAGGGCTACCAAGACGCAGAGGAGGCGAAGAAGCGGCGCAAGATCCATGTGATCGAGGACCCAAAGATGCTGAAGCACAAGCAGGAGAAGATGGATATCCGATCCTGA
- the LOC4338204 gene encoding cASP-like protein BLE3 → MAKVHRLMNAVLRLAAAAAAATAAVVMVTSRETTSFFGIQMEAKYSYTPSFIFFVVAYAVAAAYSLLVLAVPAGSALSRLALTTDVVLGMVLAGAVASAGAISDIAKNGNSHAGWLPVCGQIHAYCNHVMAALIAGFVALAVHFVVVMYSLHIVTDVICPCH, encoded by the exons ATGGCGAAGGTGCACCGGCTGATGAACGCCGTGCTCCGGCTCGCcgctgcggcggctgctgcaacggcggcggtcGTCATGGTGACGAGCCGTGAGACCACCAGCTTCTTCGGCATTCAGATGGAGGCCAAGTACTCCTACACCCCATCTTTTAT CTTCTTCGTGGTGGCGTATGCCGTGGCGGCCGCGTATAGCCTGCTCGTACTGGCCGTGCCGGCAGGGAGTGCCCTCTCCAGATTGGCGCTAACAACAGATGTG GTGTTGGGGATGGTGCTCGCCGGTGCCGTGGCCTCCGCCGGCGCCATATCGGACATCGCGAAGAACGGCAACTCGCACGCCGGGTGGCTGCCGGTGTGCGGGCAGATACACGCCTACTGCAACCACGTCATGGCGGCGCTCATCGCCGGCTTCGTCGCGCTGGCCGTCCACTTCGTCGTcgtcatgtactccctccacaTTGTCACCGATGTCATTTGCCCCTGCCATTAG